In a single window of the Lacerta agilis isolate rLacAgi1 chromosome 15, rLacAgi1.pri, whole genome shotgun sequence genome:
- the LOC117060295 gene encoding antimicrobial peptide NK-lysin-like: MLKHCLKRSGTTRKGLEEEHKADAPLIECFVCTKIVQKIKDLAGDDPDDEKIKDAIDSVCQVPGRFLRGTCKKFLRLFKSKLTKDLQAGMKAWGICIDLNLCRDCFEGTTRGRKD, from the exons ATGCTGAAACATTGCCTTAAGAGGTCAGGAACTACC CGGAAGGGACTTGAGGAGGAGCACAAGGCTGACGCCCCATTGATTGAATGCTTCGTCTGCACCAAGATTGTGCAGAAAATCAAGGATCTGGCTGGAGATGATCCAGATGAT GAGAAAATCAAAGACGCAATAGATTCTGTATGTCAGGTACCGGGCAGGTTCCTGAGAGGGACTTGCAAAAAGTTTCTGAGACTTTTCAAATCAAAGCTCACGAAAGATCTGCAGGCTGGCATGAAGGCTTGGGGCATCTGTATTGATCTGAACTTATGCAGGGATTGCTTTGAGGGCACTACCAG